A region of Chloracidobacterium sp. DNA encodes the following proteins:
- a CDS encoding glycosyltransferase family 4 protein: MHVLAVVPSVYDTSPGQRFRIEQWEPMLRENGVEITYAPFETDELRAILYSGGKIFEKIGGVTRSLKRRIDELSQLSKFDLVYVFREAALLGPPWFERKIGRSGVPMVFDFDDAIFFSYKSPSNGYLSYLKFPGKTAEICRLSTHVMAGNEFLADYARSSNNNVTIIPTTIDTDKYEFVERTDNPEIVTIGWSGSFSTVQHLDTIRDVLQELAKTEQFRLSVIGTPTYKLAGVDAEAIQWRSITEIEDLRRIDIGLMPLPDDNWSKGKCGLKALQYMALGIPTICSPVGVNSTIIKDSENGFLAESSEEWIEKIKRLIHSPELRQKLGRSGSETVEREYSAKVVAPKVLEVFRSTMNSSKQV; this comes from the coding sequence ATGCATGTTTTGGCTGTAGTTCCATCCGTTTACGACACCTCACCCGGGCAGCGTTTCAGAATAGAACAGTGGGAACCGATGCTGCGTGAAAATGGCGTCGAGATCACGTATGCTCCGTTCGAGACAGATGAACTTCGAGCGATTCTCTACAGCGGCGGAAAGATCTTTGAAAAGATCGGTGGAGTAACCCGAAGTTTGAAGCGCCGAATTGATGAACTTAGCCAACTTTCAAAATTTGACCTTGTGTATGTATTTCGTGAAGCCGCCTTACTTGGCCCGCCGTGGTTCGAGCGAAAGATCGGTCGATCGGGCGTACCAATGGTCTTCGATTTTGACGATGCAATTTTCTTTTCGTACAAAAGCCCATCGAACGGCTACCTGAGCTATCTCAAATTTCCGGGAAAGACCGCGGAGATTTGCCGCCTCTCTACTCATGTTATGGCCGGAAATGAGTTTCTTGCTGACTATGCACGTTCCAGCAATAACAACGTAACGATCATTCCGACCACGATCGACACAGATAAATACGAGTTTGTTGAACGCACAGACAATCCTGAGATCGTAACAATCGGATGGAGCGGCAGCTTTAGTACGGTTCAGCATCTGGATACGATTCGAGATGTTCTGCAGGAGCTTGCAAAAACCGAGCAGTTTCGCTTGAGCGTAATCGGAACGCCTACATATAAATTAGCTGGTGTAGATGCTGAAGCAATTCAATGGCGATCAATAACAGAGATTGAAGATCTGAGGCGCATCGACATCGGCCTGATGCCGCTGCCTGACGATAATTGGAGTAAAGGAAAATGCGGCCTCAAAGCTTTGCAGTACATGGCGCTCGGGATACCGACCATTTGCTCGCCGGTTGGTGTAAATTCTACAATCATTAAGGATAGCGAGAACGGATTTTTAGCTGAAAGCAGCGAAGAGTGGATCGAAAAGATCAAACGATTGATACACTCGCCGGAATTGAGACAAAAACTCGGACGCTCCGGGAGCGAAACCGTTGAACGTGAATATTCGGCAAAAGTTGTGGCTCCTAAGGTGCTGGAAGTTTTCCGCTCGACGATGAATTCGTCTAAACAGGTTTAG